In Vicia villosa cultivar HV-30 ecotype Madison, WI unplaced genomic scaffold, Vvil1.0 ctg.003771F_1_1, whole genome shotgun sequence, a single genomic region encodes these proteins:
- the LOC131641473 gene encoding putative GATA transcription factor 13, whose translation MGDYFARRMDYDIDLNIPLVPEDSTQDMMNISNANNEVHPAAASDVSNSRTYHVQPMIFINPVLVIVNHGVPPDPRRSLHRRCKKPRSPDSSRFCTNLQCMARNTPMWRSGPIGRRTLCNACGIYYKKHVVRGNIPAIVIHEDGSSSVFVPPTQYVAGGSSTA comes from the exons ATGGGTGACTACTTTGCAAGGAGAATGGATTATGACATTGACCTCAACATTCCATTGGTTCCTGAGGATAGCACTCAA GACATGATGAACATAAGTAATGCAAACAATGAAGTCCATCCAGCTGCTGCTTCAGATGTTTCAAATTCTCGTACTTATCATGTTCAACCAATGATTTTTATTAATCCTGTCCTCGTCATTGTCAACCATGGAGTCCCACCAGACCCAAGACGTAGCCTTCATCGTCGTTGCAAAAAGCCTCGTTCACCTGATTCATCAAGATTCTGCACAAATCTTCAATGTATGGCAAGAAACACTCCTATGTGGCGCTCTGGACCTATTGGACGAAGG ACTTTATGCAATGCTTGTGGAATTTACTACAAAAAACATGTGGTACGTGGAAATATTCCGGCAATCGTAATCCATGAAGATGGTTCTTCATCTGTTTTTGTTCCACCAACTCAATATGTGGCAGGAGGTTCTTCAACTGCCTAA
- the LOC131641476 gene encoding uncharacterized protein LOC131641476 has protein sequence MGDYFERRMDYGIDLNIPLVSQNSTQNMMNIRAAYKEVHQTTATTNVSTLVTKQGYVARSVSHNIHVEPMFFIDSLLVIANHGVPRDPGRRRYRRHGQPRPACSTDPLRFCTNLHCMTRKTPMWRSGPIGPRTLCNACGIYYNKHVIRGNIPAIIIHEDGSSSVFVPPAKYLKIYSSTS, from the exons ATGGGTGACTACTTTGAAAGGAGAATGGATTATGGCATTGACCTAAACATTCCATTGGTTTCTCAAAATAGCACTCAA AACATGATGAACATAAGAGCTGCATACAAAGAAGTCCATCAAACTACTGCTACTACAAATGTTTCAACTTTGGTCACAAAACAAGGCTATGTTGCTAGATCAGTTTCTCACAATATTCATGTTGAACCAATGTTTTTCATTGATTCTCTCCTTGTCATTGCCAACCACGGAGTCCCAAGAGATCCTGGACGTCGCCGCTACCGCCGCCATGGACAACCTCGTCCAGCTTGTTCAACTGATCCATTAAGATTTTGCACAAATCTTCATTGTATGACAAGAAAAACTCCCATGTGGCGCTCTGGACCTATTGGACCAAGG ACTTTGTGCAATGCTTGTGGAATTTACTATAACAAACATGTGATACGTGGAAATATTCCTGCAATTATAATCCATGAAGATGGATCTTCATCTGTTTTTGTTCCACCAgctaaatatttgaaaatatattcTTCAACTTCTTAA